Proteins from one Microcoleus sp. FACHB-672 genomic window:
- a CDS encoding class I SAM-dependent methyltransferase: MEKTPNKYEYAYRDSKPRYHHPYLMTPLLEILSAHSQAGAAQTRVLDLGCGNGSLTHLVAQHGYEVVGLDSSEQGIAIARESFPDCKFIEADIYDLPDAGLINSFDIVMAVEVIEHLFYPKELVRYAQKCLKPNGYLILSTPYHGYLKNLMLAASGKMDEHFTVLWDMGHVKFFSVPTLSTLLKSEGYTDISFRFAGRLPYLWKSMLCSCKPS; the protein is encoded by the coding sequence GTGGAAAAAACCCCTAATAAGTACGAATATGCTTATCGAGATAGCAAACCGAGGTATCATCATCCCTATTTGATGACTCCGCTGCTGGAAATACTGTCTGCCCACAGCCAGGCCGGTGCTGCCCAGACGCGCGTGCTCGATCTTGGGTGTGGAAATGGCAGTCTCACCCATCTTGTGGCACAGCACGGGTATGAAGTTGTTGGTCTTGACAGTTCTGAACAGGGAATTGCTATTGCCCGTGAGAGTTTCCCAGATTGCAAATTTATCGAAGCAGATATTTACGATCTGCCAGATGCCGGTCTGATTAATTCATTTGATATTGTCATGGCAGTTGAAGTGATCGAACACTTATTTTATCCAAAAGAATTGGTCAGATACGCCCAAAAGTGCTTGAAACCGAACGGGTATTTAATTCTTAGCACGCCCTATCACGGCTACTTAAAAAACCTGATGTTGGCTGCTTCAGGAAAAATGGATGAGCATTTTACTGTTCTTTGGGATATGGGTCACGTTAAATTCTTCTCTGTGCCGACGCTTTCCACTTTATTAAAATCTGAAGGATATACTGATATTTCCTTCAGGTTTGCCGGTCGGTTGCCCTATCTTTGGAAATCAATGTTGTGTTCTTGTAAGCCGTCCTAG
- the ispE gene encoding 4-(cytidine 5'-diphospho)-2-C-methyl-D-erythritol kinase yields the protein MQTYTLIAPAKINLYLEIIGTRPDGYHELAMVLQSVDLADQIAVRANGTDEIRIHCDHPQVPLDKSNLAYRAAQLMAEQFPDSFENFGGADITIHKHIPVAAGLAGGSTDAAAVLVGLDLMWELGLTSTELQELGGRLGSDVPFCIAGGTALATGRGDALSPLPDLTHLYVVLAKYRSLEVSTAWAYQTFRQQFSNTYVSDVNTLENRRQRVHSGPMVNAIAHRDGAKIGQLLHNDLERVVLPAYPQVSRLRQTFEQQPVLGAMMSGSGPTVFAVAESQAQAQQVKEAVKAAVPDPDLELWVAKLISTGIQLASPIK from the coding sequence ATGCAAACCTACACCCTGATCGCCCCAGCCAAAATCAATTTGTATCTGGAAATCATCGGCACTCGCCCGGATGGCTATCATGAACTGGCGATGGTATTGCAAAGTGTGGATTTAGCAGATCAAATTGCTGTGCGTGCCAATGGAACCGATGAAATTCGCATTCACTGTGATCATCCCCAAGTGCCGCTTGACAAAAGTAACCTGGCTTATCGCGCTGCCCAACTCATGGCTGAGCAGTTTCCAGATAGCTTTGAAAACTTTGGGGGTGCTGACATCACGATTCACAAGCACATCCCTGTGGCTGCTGGACTAGCCGGCGGCTCAACTGATGCCGCAGCAGTGCTGGTGGGGCTAGATTTGATGTGGGAACTGGGTTTGACGAGTACGGAATTACAAGAGTTGGGAGGCCGGCTGGGTTCTGATGTGCCTTTCTGCATTGCCGGTGGAACAGCACTCGCCACCGGCAGAGGTGATGCCCTTTCTCCCCTGCCGGATTTGACTCATTTGTATGTGGTGCTGGCGAAGTACCGCAGTCTGGAAGTATCTACAGCTTGGGCTTACCAGACGTTCCGGCAGCAGTTTAGCAATACTTACGTTTCTGACGTAAATACCCTCGAAAACCGCCGGCAGCGCGTCCACTCTGGGCCGATGGTAAATGCCATTGCCCATCGCGACGGCGCGAAAATTGGCCAGTTACTCCATAATGATTTAGAGCGCGTGGTGTTGCCGGCCTATCCGCAAGTGTCGCGTTTGCGCCAAACCTTCGAGCAGCAGCCGGTTTTGGGAGCGATGATGTCTGGTTCCGGGCCAACTGTCTTTGCGGTGGCGGAATCTCAAGCGCAAGCACAACAAGTTAAAGAAGCGGTGAAAGCGGCTGTTCCTGACCCTGATTTAGAGCTATGGGTGGCGAAGCTCATCTCCACTGGCATTCAACTAGCATCCCCCATAAAGTAG
- a CDS encoding DUF3082 domain-containing protein yields the protein MTDLNPTPNSPSLTPEQPSVLRCITGSLVSSALAFAGYLLTSSIAQSFANKPIHSDNVAVVNISSAVRTLVVGISTMATGIFALVSLGLMALGIKILIQQLGKQSAPPSDAQ from the coding sequence ATGACTGACCTGAACCCAACGCCCAATTCCCCTTCTTTAACCCCTGAGCAACCCAGTGTGCTACGCTGCATCACCGGCTCTTTAGTGTCCAGCGCCCTCGCCTTTGCCGGCTACCTGCTCACCAGCTCAATTGCCCAAAGCTTTGCAAATAAGCCAATTCACTCTGACAATGTTGCGGTTGTGAATATTTCATCGGCTGTGCGTACCCTGGTTGTGGGAATCAGCACGATGGCCACCGGCATCTTTGCGCTAGTGTCTTTGGGACTCATGGCTCTAGGAATTAAGATTCTGATTCAGCAGCTTGGCAAACAATCGGCACCGCCTTCAGATGCTCAATAG